One genomic region from Macrobrachium rosenbergii isolate ZJJX-2024 chromosome 1, ASM4041242v1, whole genome shotgun sequence encodes:
- the LOC136852101 gene encoding UDP-glycosyltransferase UGT5-like isoform X1, whose product MKHVVLAVGLLLLGTFQECEAYRILFIGPVGTRSHKNYYSSIIDALAESDHHVTFITPFPSPTTSANVEEIAVPEGDFAKFDLNLFDEKYGMRPATSEMYFSLCDDTVKSPRVQALVDQRFDLALVSSVCSECYLWLVYRMKIPLVSVSPLDLLTVTAHAVGNPIFSSFQLHPFLEYEHPLTFLQRLCSALTDVGGLLYIHHIYSGVEQRCRESGLCPEDMPSFLDMYRNASMAFVNNVKELQSPVRPDVPAVVSIGGIHCRPSKQLPLDLQEWVEGSGEEGFIYFSLGSIVKPSSLPEKNRRMFVKVFSSLKQRVLWKWDQESMPDLPPNVLLKKWVPQQDILGHPKLRLFITHSGLYSTQESLYHGKPVLSLPVYADQLANARSVERQGWGKVIIWEEMTEDDLFDKITSIINSKEMLERVRSKSLLMKDRPMSPKSLLVYWTEYVIRHEGAAHLRCPLADMPWYTAYNVDVWLTIFAASTFALWLILRLLIAIISCLRGRTKRKMD is encoded by the exons ATGAAGCACGTGGTCCTGGCTGTAGGCCTACTGCTACTGGGGACGTTTCAGGAATGCGAAGCCTACAGGATCCTGTTTATAGGTCCTGTGGGAACAAGGAGTCACAAAAACTATTACTCGAGTATCATTGATGCCCTGGCCGAGAGCGACCACCAT gtcACAttcatcacccccttcccatccccaacCACCAGTGCGAACGTGGAAGAGATCGCCGTCCCGGAGGGCGACTTCGCCAAGTTCGACCTCAACCTCTTCGACGAGAAGTATGGCATGAGGCCAGCCACCTCCGAAATGTACTTCTCCCTGTGTGACGACACCGTGAAGAGCCCCAGGGTGCAGGCCCTGGTCGATCAGAGATTCGACCTGGCTCTGGTTTCGTCCGTCTGTTCTGAGTGCTACCTGTGGCTCGTATACCGGATGAAG ATCCCGTTGGTGTCGGTGTCACCACTGGACCTCCTGACTGTGACTGCCCACGCCGTCGGGAATCCTATTTTCTCCTCGTTCCAGCTCCACCCTTTTTTGGAATACGAACATCCCCTGACCTTCTTGCAGAGGCTGTGCAGTGCTCTGACGGACGTTGGTGGTTTGCTCTACATCCATCACATATATAGTGG TGTCGAGCAGAGGTGTCGAGAGAGCGGGCTCTGTCCAGAAGACATGCCGTCCTTTCTCGACATGTACAGGAATGCTTCGATGGCCTTCGTGaacaa CGTCAAGGAGCTGCAGTCGCCTGTACGTCCTGACGTCCCGGCTGTGGTGTCTATAGGAGGAATCCACTGCCGCCCTTCGAAACAGCTCCCACTG GATCTCCAGGAGTGGGTCGAAGGATCTGGGGAGGAAGGATTCATCTACTTCAGCCTCGGGAGTATAGTTAAGCCTTCCTCACTGCCTGAAAA AAATCGTCGGATGTTCGTGAAGGTCTTCTCGTCACTGAAACAGCGGGTCTTGTGGAAATGGGACCAGGAGTCGATGCCTGACCTCCCTCCAAATGTGCTGCTGAAGAAGTGGGTTCCCCAGCAGGATATTCTTG GTCACCCCAAGCTGCGCCTCTTCATAACTCATTCTGGGCTCTATAGTACCCAAGAGTCCCTGTACCACGGCAAACCCGTTCTCAGTCTTCCAGTCTACGCTGACCAGTTAGCCAATGCCAGGTCAGTCGAGCGCCAGGGGTGGGGCAAGGTCATCATCTGGGAGGAGATGACCGAAGATGACCTCTTCGACAAGATCACCTCGATTATCAACAGCAAGGA GATGCTGGAACGAGTCCGGTCCAAATCCTTGCTGATGAAGGACCGGCCCATGTCCCCAAAATCTCTCCTGGTCTACTGGACAGAGTACGTCATTCGGCACGAGGGAGCGGCCCATCTGAGATGCCCCTTGGCTGACATGCCATG GTACACAGCTTACAATGTGGACGTATGGCTGACGATATTTGCTGCGTCTACCTTCGCATTATGGCTAATTCTGCGTCTCTTAATCGCTATAATTTCCTGCCTGCGAGGAAGAACGAAGAGGAAAATGGACTGA
- the LOC136852101 gene encoding UDP-glycosyltransferase UGT5-like isoform X2, producing the protein MAKNDTNKMKHVVLAVGLLLLGTFQECEAYRILFIGPVGTRSHKNYYSSIIDALAESDHHVTFITPFPSPTTSANVEEIAVPEGDFAKFDLNLFDEKYGMRPATSEMYFSLCDDTVKSPRVQALVDQRFDLALVSSVCSECYLWLVYRMKIPLVSVSPLDLLTVTAHAVGNPIFSSFQLHPFLEYEHPLTFLQRLCSALTDVGGLLYIHHIYSGVEQRCRESGLCPEDMPSFLDMYRNASMAFVNNVKELQSPVRPDVPAVVSIGGIHCRPSKQLPLDLQEWVEGSGEEGFIYFSLGSIVKPSSLPEKNRRMFVKVFSSLKQRVLWKWDQESMPDLPPNVLLKKWVPQQDILGHPKLRLFITHSGLYSTQESLYHGKPVLSLPVYADQLANARSVERQGWGKVIIWEEMTEDDLFDKITSIINSKEMLERVRSKSLLMKDRPMSPKSLLVYWTEYVIRHEGAAHLRCPLADMPWYTAYNVDVWLTIFAASTFALWLILRLLIAIISCLRGRTKRKMD; encoded by the exons ACACCAACAAAATGAAGCACGTGGTCCTGGCTGTAGGCCTACTGCTACTGGGGACGTTTCAGGAATGCGAAGCCTACAGGATCCTGTTTATAGGTCCTGTGGGAACAAGGAGTCACAAAAACTATTACTCGAGTATCATTGATGCCCTGGCCGAGAGCGACCACCAT gtcACAttcatcacccccttcccatccccaacCACCAGTGCGAACGTGGAAGAGATCGCCGTCCCGGAGGGCGACTTCGCCAAGTTCGACCTCAACCTCTTCGACGAGAAGTATGGCATGAGGCCAGCCACCTCCGAAATGTACTTCTCCCTGTGTGACGACACCGTGAAGAGCCCCAGGGTGCAGGCCCTGGTCGATCAGAGATTCGACCTGGCTCTGGTTTCGTCCGTCTGTTCTGAGTGCTACCTGTGGCTCGTATACCGGATGAAG ATCCCGTTGGTGTCGGTGTCACCACTGGACCTCCTGACTGTGACTGCCCACGCCGTCGGGAATCCTATTTTCTCCTCGTTCCAGCTCCACCCTTTTTTGGAATACGAACATCCCCTGACCTTCTTGCAGAGGCTGTGCAGTGCTCTGACGGACGTTGGTGGTTTGCTCTACATCCATCACATATATAGTGG TGTCGAGCAGAGGTGTCGAGAGAGCGGGCTCTGTCCAGAAGACATGCCGTCCTTTCTCGACATGTACAGGAATGCTTCGATGGCCTTCGTGaacaa CGTCAAGGAGCTGCAGTCGCCTGTACGTCCTGACGTCCCGGCTGTGGTGTCTATAGGAGGAATCCACTGCCGCCCTTCGAAACAGCTCCCACTG GATCTCCAGGAGTGGGTCGAAGGATCTGGGGAGGAAGGATTCATCTACTTCAGCCTCGGGAGTATAGTTAAGCCTTCCTCACTGCCTGAAAA AAATCGTCGGATGTTCGTGAAGGTCTTCTCGTCACTGAAACAGCGGGTCTTGTGGAAATGGGACCAGGAGTCGATGCCTGACCTCCCTCCAAATGTGCTGCTGAAGAAGTGGGTTCCCCAGCAGGATATTCTTG GTCACCCCAAGCTGCGCCTCTTCATAACTCATTCTGGGCTCTATAGTACCCAAGAGTCCCTGTACCACGGCAAACCCGTTCTCAGTCTTCCAGTCTACGCTGACCAGTTAGCCAATGCCAGGTCAGTCGAGCGCCAGGGGTGGGGCAAGGTCATCATCTGGGAGGAGATGACCGAAGATGACCTCTTCGACAAGATCACCTCGATTATCAACAGCAAGGA GATGCTGGAACGAGTCCGGTCCAAATCCTTGCTGATGAAGGACCGGCCCATGTCCCCAAAATCTCTCCTGGTCTACTGGACAGAGTACGTCATTCGGCACGAGGGAGCGGCCCATCTGAGATGCCCCTTGGCTGACATGCCATG GTACACAGCTTACAATGTGGACGTATGGCTGACGATATTTGCTGCGTCTACCTTCGCATTATGGCTAATTCTGCGTCTCTTAATCGCTATAATTTCCTGCCTGCGAGGAAGAACGAAGAGGAAAATGGACTGA